The Syngnathoides biaculeatus isolate LvHL_M chromosome 6, ASM1980259v1, whole genome shotgun sequence genome has a window encoding:
- the ube2na gene encoding ubiquitin-conjugating enzyme E2Na, with protein MTGLPRRIIKETQRLFAEPVPGIQAEPDESNARYFHVVISGPQDSPFEGGTFKLELFLPEEYPMAAPKVRFMTKIYHPNVDKLGRICLDILKDKWSPALQIRTVLLSIQALLSAPNPDDPLANDVAEKWKTNEAEAIETAKSWTRLYAGNK; from the exons GAAACTCAGCGCTTGTTTGCAGAGCCTGTTCCAGGTATTCAGGCAGAGCCAGATGAGAGCAACGCTCGGTATTTTCATGTGGTGATTTCTGGGCCCCAGGACTCACCTTTTGAGGGTGGTACATTTAAACTAGAACTCTTTTTACCTGAGGAATATCCGATGGCAGCACCTAAAGTCCGCTTCATGACTAAAATATATCATCCCAATGTAGACAAACTGGGAAGAATATGTTTAGACATTCTGAAAG ATAAATGGTCACCAGCTCTGCAGATCCGCACAGTCCTTCTGTCAATCCAGGCATTACTAAGTGCGCCAAACCCTGATGATCCCTTAGCAAATGATGTTGCAGAGAAGTGGAAGACCAATGAAGCTGAAGCTATAGAGACAG CCAAGTCATGGACCAGACTTTATGCAGGAAACAAATGA
- the nudt4a gene encoding nudix (nucleoside diphosphate linked moiety X)-type motif 4a isoform X1 translates to MMKFKPNQTRTYDCEGFKRRAACLCFRNDSEDEVLLVSSSRHPDQWIVPGGGVEPDEEPCGAAVREIYEEAGVKGKLGRLLGIFEHNQDRKHRTYVYILIVTEILEDWEDSVNIGRKRKWFKVDEAIRVLQSHRPVHAEYLHRFKNTRSSTRRVACHPSNGNRLGSQVMDNKTPLCVVNATQTSDLVNR, encoded by the exons ATGATGAAGTTTAAACCCAACCAGACCAGGACGTATGACTGCGAAGGATTCAAAAGACGAGCGGCGTGCTTGTGTTTCAGAAACGACTCCGAAGACGAG GTGCTACTGGTGAGCAGCAGCCGTCATCCAGACCAATGGATTGTGCCAGGGGGAGGCGTGGAGCCTGATGAGGAGCCCTGCGGGGCAGCTGTTAGAGAGATTTATGAGGAG GCTGGAGTTAAGGGGAAGCTTGGAAGACTTCTGGGAATTTTTGAG CACAACCAAGACAGAAAGCATAGGACATATGTCTATATCCTCATTGTCACAGAGATACTGGAGGACTGGGAGGATTCTGTCAATATAG GAAGAAAACGTAAATGGTTCAAGGTTGACGAAGCCATTCGGGTGCTGCAGAGCCACAGGCCTGTTCATGCTGAATACCTGCACCGATTCAAGAACACCCGGAGCTCCACCCGCAGAGTGGCGTGTCACCCAAGTAATGGCAACCGACTGGGCTCACAAGTGATGGACAACAAGACTCCTCTTTGTGTTGTTAATGCCACACAAACCTCGGATCTTGTCAACCGATGA
- the nudt4a gene encoding nudix (nucleoside diphosphate linked moiety X)-type motif 4a isoform X2, translating to MMKFKPNQTRTYDCEGFKRRAACLCFRNDSEDEVLLVSSSRHPDQWIVPGGGVEPDEEPCGAAVREIYEEHNQDRKHRTYVYILIVTEILEDWEDSVNIGRKRKWFKVDEAIRVLQSHRPVHAEYLHRFKNTRSSTRRVACHPSNGNRLGSQVMDNKTPLCVVNATQTSDLVNR from the exons ATGATGAAGTTTAAACCCAACCAGACCAGGACGTATGACTGCGAAGGATTCAAAAGACGAGCGGCGTGCTTGTGTTTCAGAAACGACTCCGAAGACGAG GTGCTACTGGTGAGCAGCAGCCGTCATCCAGACCAATGGATTGTGCCAGGGGGAGGCGTGGAGCCTGATGAGGAGCCCTGCGGGGCAGCTGTTAGAGAGATTTATGAGGAG CACAACCAAGACAGAAAGCATAGGACATATGTCTATATCCTCATTGTCACAGAGATACTGGAGGACTGGGAGGATTCTGTCAATATAG GAAGAAAACGTAAATGGTTCAAGGTTGACGAAGCCATTCGGGTGCTGCAGAGCCACAGGCCTGTTCATGCTGAATACCTGCACCGATTCAAGAACACCCGGAGCTCCACCCGCAGAGTGGCGTGTCACCCAAGTAATGGCAACCGACTGGGCTCACAAGTGATGGACAACAAGACTCCTCTTTGTGTTGTTAATGCCACACAAACCTCGGATCTTGTCAACCGATGA